The Syntrophorhabdaceae bacterium genome segment GAGCCCTCCCGACAGGGTCGCCTGACTCGCACTTCCATTCAATATGTTCCATTTGGAGGTGTCAAGGCTCGTACCACTGAAACCGTCGTAAAAATCGAATACGAGCGACGGATCTCCATACATGGAACCACTCACTGCAGGCTGAGTAGCAATACCCATCTGGAAAGTGTCTCCCGTATAGGACAACACGTAAGTATCGCCGACCCGCGTGAGGGCCCCCCGGAAGCTATTGACGGCATCCCATCCGGAGGAAGCCACGGGCAGGAGCAATCCATGCTTTGAGAAGGTTTCACCATCCGTCGTTGTGGCATAGGCAGTTTGCCATGGTGAATCTTTGGTTGAGCTCGCGGCGTAGCCTATGTAATAAGTTCCCTGATACTCGTAAACCCAGGGATCTGCGATAGTTCCTGCGTCATATGATCCCGGGCTTCCGAAGGAGAGAACCGGATTACCCACATATTTTGTATATGGGCCGAGGATATTGTCAGCGTACGCATAACCGACCTGTTCGGTGGGAGGACCACTGCAAATACCTCCGTCATACTGTCCTCCGGTCGAGTCGGCCATATACATCATCCTCCATTTCCCATCAGCCGCTCGAGACACATAAGGCTCATCGACCCTGCAATTCTCCCATGAGCCGGGGGTAGGTTGCAGCACCGCAATGGGCGCACTGTAGGGACCGGTAACTGCCGTAGCGGTGATGACTGATATATTGATTGGCGGAGGCTGAGTAAAATCAGAGAAAAAGATATACCACATCCCCTCGTGATGCACGAGGCAAGGTGCAAGAGAGCCTATAACCGGTGAGTTGAACACATTCCCATGCCAGTGCCATGAAGCGGGATCGGCAGGAGTGTCGGACCAGACCAACCCTATACCGGCATTCCGGTAATTTGCAAATATCAACCAATAGTGTCCGGTAACGCTGTCATATACCATATTCTCTGCTAACAAACCGACCCCGGCGCCGGAATCACCGATAGGCCTTATCGGGTTTCCTGCTGCTCTTGTAAAAGGTCCCGTCGGCGGAAGTGGAATGGTTGAAGGGGTTGCACTCGGATTTCCCCAATAGAGAAACAAAGTACTATTTCCCACAGGTAAAGAGGGAACTTTTGCCCAAATGGTAGCCTGCTGAGAAGAGGAATCCCAGGCTTCGATCCAGAACGGAATCAATGTCACCCCATCTGCCGCAGTAATGCGCAAATCGCTTCCGTCAGCTTTTGCACCCGCAAAATAGAAGGTAGAATCCAGTTGTATCCTCGTTTGATACTCACTGAGGGCTGATTGACCCGCATTGGAAATTGTGACGGAACGACGATACGACCAATCCGGGTCGAACCATGATTGCGCAGAAGCACATGCAGGCCATAGAAATCCCAGGACTGCGACAATAACCCACATGGTCCTCAAGTTTTTCGAGATGTGGCGCCATCCATTTTCTTTTGGGTCTCTTCTCCGATGAAAAGGTAAAACGGCTTTATTCATTCTGCCTCTCCCTAAACACGTAATATTTATAACAGGAGGACCCGTTATTATCGCCGGATGTGTGCCCTGTAAATTTTTCCCGCCCGTCGATCGATCATTGAACAGGTTTTTCGCTATCACCGCACTTCTTGTTTGTCATTTATTAGAAGCTGAAATGGACTGGTAGTAGAACGGTCCCGGTTCGTGACCCCGGTTTTCCATTACTCCGGAAATCTCCTGAAGTTTCTCCGTTATTTGGTCGACATTGTTTACGATAAAGCGGATAATTTGGCAAGTGCGTTTGATATCGTCAATAGTTACGGCAGTGCCCGTAGGGAGGGCAAGCACCCTATCCGCAAGCATTTCCGTAACAGGCAACACTAGTCCCGCATGAGGAAAATAGGACCGATACGGTTCCATCCGGTGGCAGCCGGGATAGAAATAGCGACGCGCTAAAATATTTTCGGAATGTAAGATCTCCGCTACCCATTCTCTTGACACCCCGGTTATCGACTTATCTATTTCAAGGATTATATATTGATAATTAGATTTTTCCCAGGGATCATATTTAATGAGACTCACGCCGGGCAGGCCCTTTAATTCCTCCTCATAACATTGATAATTGCACCGGTTTACATTAATGAATTCATCTATGCTCTCGAGGTTGGTGAGGCCCATCGCCGCCGAAAGCTCATTCATCTTTCCGTTTGTTCCTACATAGATTACATTGTCATAACCGGAAAAGCCGAAATTCTTCATCAAGCGGATCCTTTCGGCCAGTTTATCGTCATTGGTGGCGATAGCGCCCCCTTCGCAGGCATTAAATATTTTTGTGGCGTGGAAACTAAATATCTCCGCGTTTCCAAAACTGCCGATCATCTTTTGTTTATAAGAACATCCGAAACTATGAGCGGCATCAAAAATGATCTTCAGTTGGTGGATGGACGCTATTTTTTCCAAAGATTCTATATCGCATGAACGTCCCCACAGATGTACCCCTATAATTCCGGTTGTTCGGGGAGTAATCATCTTTTCGACACATAATGGGTCAAGAGTATGAGTGTGGGGGTCAATATCACAGAAAACGGGGGTGATCTCCTGCCATTGTAGCGCATGTGCCGTGGCTACAAAAGTAAAGGAAGGCACGATCACCTCACCGCGCAATTCAAGAGCCCGTATGGCCACCTCGAGCGCAACGGTGCCGTTACACATGACAATGCAATTTTTGACGCCTAATCTATCGGAAAGATGTTGTTCGAGCTCCTGCACGTAAGGTCCGTTATTGCTCAGCCATCTTCTGTCAAGCATGTCTTCTATTCGTTTTAGGAAACGCTCCCGATTGCCGATATTCGGACGTCCGACATGGAGTGGCTCCCGAAATTCAGGAAGGCCGCCAAAGAATGCAAGATCCTCAATATTTGCTTTCGTATTCGACCTCTTCTTTATTTATTTTGGAAATGACAGAAAAGCGGCTCAATTAGGAGTAAAAATGTTTTGAAGTTCTTTCAGCACTCGAATGGGAAAGGGTATTGACAATTCTAGCCGGTACGCCATAAGCCAGGGTATTTTCCGGGATATCAGACAGAACTACCGCACCCGCCCCTATTATTGAGCCGGCACCAATCCGCACCTGGTCTTTTACGGTCGCACCGATCCCTATCCATGAGCCCCGGCCTACGATCACATTCCCCGCCATATGAACTCCCGGTGAAATGTGACACCCATCTTCAATCATGCACTCATGATCGATACTCGCACATGTATTGATAATGACGTTTTCTCCAATCGTGGAGCAGGGATTAACAACCGCTCCTGCCGCAACGACAGTGCCTGCGCCTATTTGAACATCATTGGCGACAATAGAGCGGGGATGTATGGCGGAGACCAGGGTAAAGCCTTTTTGCCGGACATGTGCGGAAATCAGGAGACGAGAAGCGCAGTCCCCAAACCCGAGAGTCATATTTTTTACACCCTTCTCGAGAAGGACGTCCAATTGTTCCTCTCCACCGATTATAGGAGCTCCACAGAAATTTGTGTGATGACTGAGATGATTTTCATTGTCGATAAAACCCAGGATTTCATATCCACCCATCAGGCGCAGAATGTCGGCCACAACCATGGCATGACCGGAAGCGCCCCAGATTACAATCTCTTCCGATTTCTTGGAAATAGCATTTTTGACACCATCCATTCTGATCGTACCCCCTTCAGATCCTGGTTCTTGAGCCGCCGGCCCCGCCTTGAGAGCGACTCCCGTGCATAGATGTGATATCGGAACGTGATTGCCTTAGTCCGGGAATTTGTCGGCCATCATCTCCTTTGAATAATTCCAACCCGCCCGGATTGGGTCCACTATGGCCCTTCGGCGGCCGGTTGAGATATATTCCTCCCGGCTGAGTGTCCCTCGTGATTGACACACCCGAGCCAATCACGCATTCCCGCCCGATCCTGATGCCTTCTTTGATGGTGGCGTTTGCCGCTATAAAAGCATACGCTCCGATTACCACGCCGCCCAGGAGTACCGCGCCGGGACCCACGAAGGAATGATCTTCCAATACCGCATGATGACCTATAACTACCGAAGATGTCACGATCACATTGTTGCCGATAGTGACGAAAGGCTGAACTGAGCTGTTTTCGCCTATTACGCTGTTTTTCCCGATTACCAGCCCGGGCCACGTGGAAGACCTTGAACTTATGAAGTTTATCAAGTCGTACCCTTTGGCTATTGACTGAAAGTATCTTTCTTCCCTCAGCCTGTTAAGACGTTGAAAGCTGACGGAGACGATCATCTTGAAACGGGAAGGAGGGAAAACGTTTTCTATGATATCAAATGGCACCACCGGCAACCCGAGCAATTCGCCTTTATTTATATATTCGCGATCAACGGTGAAGCACGCTACTTCATAGGGAGAATCGTGGGTAAAATAGAAACAGGCAAGTTCGGCAAACAAACCATCTCCAAAAATGACCAGTCCTTCCATTTATGCGTCTCCTCGCTTTTTCATCCCTGAATCCGGCTGGACTCCTGTCCGGTGTTGACGGTCATAAACCTATCCCGCCCTGTTTCTTCCAAGACTTCCGTCTTCCAGTCGAGCATGGGCTGGACTACGCCGGGCTCGCGGCCAAACCATGCTCCGGGCCTTTCTTTGAAATCCGCGATATCAAAACAGACCGCACTCTTGTGCTCATAAATTACAGTACTTTTATCTTGCACGACCAAAAGCACGAATTTGTGCTGACCGCTATTCAGCAATTTACCCGGGAAATGACAGATACTACGGAGCAGGCCCGCAGGCATCGGCCGATCGGACCAGTCGGAATCAAATATGCTTGCCGTGGAGAATGCAATCAGCCCCTGATCGGTATATAGATGAAGAGTGATATGCAACTGCGCGTCCGGAACAAGATTCCAGTATTCCACCTCAACCCGGAAAGGTGTCTCCATGGTCATGGGCTCAGAAAGAGAACTTTGTTCGGGCCTGACCCGCACGCGGTGGATACGTACCATATCGTTGCCGGGAGCTTGGGTTGGATCCTCCCACACTTCCTCCGATAGGTTCGAGCTCTCGCCCACTCCGGCTACATAATCGGCCACCACTCTTCCGGCGGGACCATCATCGACTTTTTCCCCATTTTCAAGCCAAACGACCCGGCTGCACAGACTGTTCACCGCGATCATATTGTGGCTTACGAAAAGAACCGTCCGTCCCCCTTTCGCTACGTCGCCCATTTTTCCCAGACACTTCCTCTGGAATGGGGCGTCGCCTACGGCAAGGACTTCATCTACCAAAAGAATCTCCGGCTCAAGGTGAGCGGCTACGGCAAAGGCCAATCGGACATACATGCCGCTCGAATATCTTTTGACGGGGGTATCGATAAATCTTCCCGTTTCGGCGAAGGCTACGATTTCATCAAATTTTCTCTTTATCTCTTCCCTGGGCATTCCCAGAATGGCGCCGTTGAGGAAGACGTTCTCCCTTCCCGATAATTCAGGGTGAAATCCGGTCCCGACCTCGAGGAGACTTGCCACCTTTCCCTGCACTTTCATATGACCGGAAGTCGGCTCCGTGATGCGGCTCAATATTTTCAGTATCGTGCTTTTGCCCGCACCGTTGCGCCCTACAAACCCGACTATTTCCCCCTGCTTAACCTCAAAGGAGACGTCTTTCAGGGCCCAAACAATCTCCTTAGTCCTTGCATGGTTGCCTCGCCGCCTGAATAAAGTTTTGGCGCCTTCAGTGAGATGATCTTTTAAGGAATCCTGATATTTCCCCACGGAAATCTTGTACTGTTTTGAAAGATTTTCAACCTCTATAATAGTTTTCATCAGATCACATCCGCAAAAGTAAGAGACATCTTTCTGAAGAATAGAATTCCGCCCAGGAGCAAAAGGAGCACAACGGTAGAACTCATCATGATTGCATTCAAGTCAGGATTGGCCTTCCCCAGCAATGCCCATCGAAAACCCTCGATGACCCCTGTCATGGGATTAAGATTATAGAAGGGCCGCCACTTTTCCGGCACCATGCTGACGGGATACACGATGGGTGACGCGTACATCCATATCTGTGTGATAAAAGGGAGGGTATAGGCTATATCCCGATATCTGACGTTGAGCGCCGTAAGCCATAGCCCCACTGACAGCGCCGTCATTGCGGCAAGGAACAGGAAAAGGGGGATGGCAAGGATCGACCAACTCCAGACTACCCCATACCAAATGATCAGTCCGATGAGAATGATGAATGAAAGAATAAATTCCACAAGCGGAGAAAGCACGGCCGAAAAAGGTATGATCAGCCTGGGGAAATAGACCTTCGTGATGAGACTGGATTCATTGACGAGACTTGTGCCGCTCCGGCCTAAGGCCTGGGCGAAATAGGTCCATGGGACCAGTGCCGCGTACGCAAAAACAGGATATGGCACACCATCCGAGGGTATCTTCACGAAGGTGCCGAAGACGACGGTGAAAATAGCCATTGTAGTAAGAGGCTGCAGAATCGCCCATAACCCGCCTATTACTGTTTGTTTGTACCGTATTTTTACATCACGCCACACGAGAAAGTAAAGGAGCTCCCTATAGCGCCAGATATCGGCGAAACTGTCGCCGAAGGTTTTTTTTGTTATTCCCGATAATGCACAAGACAAATGCGTCATTTTCACCACCTTGATTCTTTTATTATGCTCCCGCACCGGCTATGCGACAATACGCATGTCGTGGGAGGGGCGCCTCATTCGGGGGAGGCGTTTCGTCCGACCCTGTTCCCTTCAATAGTGTAATCATGAGGGCGCAGCAAAAGGGGCGGCTATTTTTTAGAGGTACTTATCGACAAAACGGGGTATATAGCTTCGTTGTTTATTAAAAACTATCCCAAGCAGGGTGCCTCCGCTTTCAAGGATGAGCTCCTTTGCTTCCCGAGCTACCTGCCAGCGTGTTTTTTCCGCTTCCACGACCAGAATTACCCCGTCTACCCTTGCCACGATTGCGGGGCCGTCCGGAAGCGTAAGGGCCGGTGGAGAGTCAACGATGATCAAATCGAATTTTTCCTTAAGAGGCTTCCAGAACTCGCCGTCTGCTACCGCTTCAAGAATTTTTGGGGTACACATCGTCTGCTGGAAGAGGGGCAGCACGAAAAGGCTACTCTCCTCTACCTGGCACAGACATTTCTCGAGAGGTTCTTCCTGCTTTACCAGGGCCTCGACCTCCAATTCCGGCCTCAATCGCCGGAAGGCATTCAGTTCGGGGCGACTTCTGTCGAGGTCCACGAGTAGAACGGTTTTATCCATCCTCATGGCGGTTGTTCTTGCCAGTTCCCGGGCCACCGTCGATGCTCCCTCATTCGAGCGTGAGCCTACGACAAGGATGGACGGGTGCCTGACATCGGGCAAAGATGACCGGATCCTGTGGTAGAGAGTGACCATCTCCTCTTCCAATGGGCTTACCCCGGCTACGCTGTGGTGGCCATTCACCGGCCATTCAAAGACCGAACTCTCCCTAACCGGCGGGTTATCCACTACCAGGCCGTGTTCGAGGGCGTCAAATATTCTGCTCATTGAACCTCCTCTTATAAGCTTGCGGGCGGCCTGGATGCGGGTAGCCCTCGCGCTCATTCAAATTATTTTGATAAAGGTCCATATCGGCGCCTTTCAATTTCATTAATCGTTATCCGGCTTCCTCTCCGGCACAGTGACTTTTGGTAATGCTATAGTCGTGCCTGCGAGAATAAGGTTAGGATTCGTGATATGGGGGTTTTCCTTTCGAATCAGATTCATGATATCTGCATTGAAGTTTCCATAGGTCTGCTGCGCCAGCTTGGAAAGGCTGTCGCCCCTGGCTACGGTCCTTTTGGTAAGGGAAGGCTTATTAGGGGCGCTTGAAGAGGCGGGCCCGTCGGCAGCCGTGTGAGGTTGAGCGGTTTCTTTAAGGCCCTTTCCCGTATACTTCGCTTTCTGATCGACGGTTTCGGGGGCTGGCGCGCCAGAAGCAGACCGATGGGCTGCAACTGTTCCTTTGGTCTCCTCTTCCTTAAGGTTTTGGTCCCCGCCGTTGATTGATCTTCCTTGCTCGGCCGATACGAGCGGCTTTATTCTGCCGAGCACGCTTTCCTGATATGGCATGAGCCACATAACTCCCAGGATAAGTAAGGCCAGAGCGGATGTTCCTATAAGCCACCGTCTGAACAAAGGCAAAGGCTTCACGCCCTTTAAGTCGCGGATAACCTCAGTTGCAATCTTCTTCGTTATGGGCTTTTGATGATAACCGAATCCCGTGATAAGCGCGTTGTCGCAAAGGATATTGATGATCCGGGGGATTCCCATCGAAGCATCGATAATTCGCTTCAATGCAGAGGCTTTAAAGGTCCGCTCGGGCGAAGAGCCGGCTTTCGAAAGCCTGAACTTCATATACTCCAGACTCTCCTTTTTTGTGAGGGGCAGGATAGTTGAACGGATCGCGAGGCGCTGCTTCAGCGGGCGAAGCCTGTCGCTATCCAGAAGTTCGGCAAATTCCGGTTGCCCTACCAGAACTATTTGAATCAATTTATCTGTCGGAGTTTCGAAATTGGAAAGCATGCGTAAATTTTCCAGCGTATCGACCGGCATGTTTTGGGCTTCGTCAATGACCAAAACCACCGAATTGCCTGCCTGATATTCGTCGATCAGGAACTCATACAGTCCGTTCGCCATCTCCGTGGTGTCGTCACTTTCGAAGGTAAGCCCAAGCTCCCGGTAGACCGCTTTCAGAAGTTCCTGAAAAGTGAGCATGGCATTGAAAATGTAGATTATTTTCAGTCGCTTTTTTTGAACCGACTGCAAGTATGACCGGAGGATGGTTGTTTTGCCGACCCCAACACCCCCGATAATGGCGACAAAGCCTTTTCTCTGTTCTATGCCGTATATGATCGCCGCCAGGGCCTCTTTGTGGCTCGGGCTGAGGTAGAGGAATTTCGGGTCCGGCGTTATATGAAAAGGCGGCACGGAAAGGTTGTAAAAAGTTAAGTACATAAATCACCTTTTAACGGCACTATTCGAGTTACGGTTCGTTTTATACGGGTTTGCTCTTCAGATTTTTTAAAAATAGCAGCGGGCATCAGGCCTCACCAAGTCTCTTGTTGGGAATCGCAACCAACACGGGTATGTCGAGACGCCGTTCGGCGCCGTGTGGCAGGGTCATGCCTGAAGCCAGCAGTTCGAGAAGAAACGCAAGGCCGACGCCTCCCGCAATGCCAGCCAAAATACCGAAACCCATCATTTGCTCCTGGGTAAACCGCTGCTTCTTTTTCGCCGATCCTGACCAGGCCTTCTCGACCACACTTATTGCTGCCATCTTTCGACGGTCCATATCGTCCATGATCTGGGACTCTTCGAGTTTTTTTACGTAGGCCTGATGGCTTTGCTCATTCTCCGCCACTTCCCGCTTCAGGTTCTGAACGGTACGCCCGTGGGTATCGAGGGTCTGAATATCGGCTTCCAATTGCCGCGTCTGTTTATTCAGTCCTTCGATTCGCGTGTTTACGACGCTCACCTCACCTTCTGCCTTTTGAAATTCCGCCTGCCGAAGCATTTCAATATTTCTTCCTATCGAAGCCTTCGTGTGCTCTATTTCCTGGCGGACCGCCTGTACAGCCCTACTGCCGCTGGTATACTTATCCAACAGTTCCCGCTCTTTCTGCTCAAGCACGAGCAAAGGCGCCCTTATCTCCACGATAGTGGTGGGAATCCACGCAGAACTCTTTATCCACGCCGCTCTTTGCTGCAATTCCCCCCTCTGGGTCTGGGCTGCTCTCAGGCTCGCCTCTAGAGCACTCCGTTGGGAAATCAAAGTCGATCGCTGCTCTTCAAAGGAAAAGACCCCATATTTTTTTCTAAAATCGGCAAACTCACCCTCCGCCGAGCTCAGCTTTGTCTGAGTCGCCTTCATCTTATTTTCGAGAAAAGGAGTGCCTGCGCCGCTAAATACCTCCAGATGTTTCTCCTTAAAATAGTCTACAAGAAGGTTCACGGTTTTTGCCGCCAGCGACGGGTCCTTGTGGGCAAAAACGATTTCGATGAGGCTGGTCCCGGGCAGGATCGTCACTTTAAGGTCTTTCTCAATTTTCGCTACGGCTGCTTGCGTTCGCCTCAATCCCTCCTTCGGCACATTCCCGAGCTCGGGGTAGAGGTTCTCCGGTCCCGCGTTCTCTGCTGCCCTTGTAAGAACATCGCGGCTGGTCAGAATATTCATTTCACCGTTAAGGATAGCTTGAGGCGGTATTGAAGGCGCCGATGCAGATTTAGGTTCTTCCGGTCGCTGAAGGAACTCCCGTCCGAACTTCACGAGCAAAACGCTCTTTGCCTCATAAAGGCGTGGGAGGCTCCTGGCGTAAATGGTAACTCCGATAAATATCACGAGGAATGAAATGAGTATGATATATTTATGTTTGAAGATTATCGTAGCTACATCCCGTGCGTCCGTAAGGTCGACCGGTTTTCTTGAATGCTCTGTATACATACAAACCTCCAATACCCTAATGATTATTAACCGATTGACCAGCCCAATAGTACGTGAGAGGACTCCCCAGTCCCGGGATAACCCTGGTTATATATTCCTCCACCCATTTGTCGACCCTGGCGATATTCGATTTCGGCACATAAACGATGTCCATGGGCATAAGGGCGATATTCTGTTTGAAATCGCTCCCGTCTATCACCTTCCTTAGATCAACCATTGTCGCTGCGGGTTTGCCGTCAAAGTCCTTACGAATAACGATCACGTTGCTCAACCGTGCCGTCTCCCGGAGCCCTCCCGCTTGAGTGATGGCCGTCATTACTGTCGTGGCGCCTTTCAGTTCTATAAAACGCGGCCCGCCTACTTCGCCATCGACAAATACCTTTTGCTCGGCGTAGGTTCTCACATTAATAGCTATTTCCGGTTTATTGAGTTCGGAAGCGATCACTCTCATAATCCTCTCTCTTAATTGCAGGGGAGTCAAACCGGCCGCATTTACATCAGGTGCGAATTGCAATGAAACACGGCCATCGGGCCTTACCGGCAGGTTGAGCTCGTTGTATTCAGGGTGGAATGCAAATTTGACATCTATGACGTCACCAGGCACAATTACATACTCCTTTAGCGGATATGCCAGTGCATGCTGGTTCAAACTTGCAAAAGGAGCCGGATCAATAACCGCATTTGGCGCGCATGCCGCCAGGCCAATTATGATCGCCAAGACACTTATCCCTTTCAGCTTCCCCAATCTCATTTTTACTACCTCCTCATAAATGTTTATTTGCGGAATCTTCCGGGTGAATTGTTTAACTGGGATCCAAAAGATAGGCTACCGCCACTGGCCATGATGGCTTTGATTTGCTCTGCATCTGAATAACATCGTTGTAGTCATGTTTCGCTTTCATGAAGCTTCAAGTGCTTATGGTAAAAGTAACTGTTCCCGACTATCCTTTCTGTCCCCTAATATTGAATTGCTCCGTAAACACATTACCGAATCACGCGTCATCATTTTGATGACAGGTAATCAAGGGGGATTCTAAGACTTGTCACAGAGAGAGTTCGACTCACCGTTACCGAGTCCATGGGCCGTCGCATACTGGATGAGCTCATTCGTTCTTTTAAGGCCTGTCTTTTCAAGAATCCTGAGCCTGTAGGTTCTCACCGAGTTCGTGCTCACGTGAATCGTCTCCGATATTTCTCTAACGGTTTTCCCCTTGCCGAGCATACACATTACCTGAAATTCCCGGTTGGACAGCCGCTCGTGGGGCGCCTTTTGAGTGTCCGACTCGAAATCGACGAGGATCTTCTCAGCCAGCGCCGGACTCACATATTTTCCGCCGGATAATATTTTCCGGGCCGCCTCAACCAATTCATTCACCACAGCCCGCTTGGTTACATAGCCGCACGCCCCGCTCCTTAGCACGCGCATTCCGTATTCTTCTTCGGGATACATGCTGACGACAAGGACAGGGGTCTTTCGTTTGCCTTTTTTTACTTCCCCTAACACATCGAGCCCGTCCATGTCGGGAAGCGAAAGGTCAAGGATAATCAAATCAAAAGGGTTGTTACGGACCAATTCCAGAAGCTCGTGTCCTGTGGAGGCAAGGGCGATATTCACGGGAGCGAAATTCCTCAAAATAATCTCCTGCAGTCCCCTCAGCACCACCGGATGGTCATCGACGATCGCAACATTGATTATAGATCCGGCACCTTCTCTTATGGCAGTCACGCGACCTCCTTCTTTCCGACAACCTTATCGCTTACCCCTGTGTCATAGAGAGCTTGACGAGGCTCCATGGGCCGGTAGTTACGGCAACCAGCTTCCCCTTCCGACCCTCCCCCACGAGCCGGTTCACTAAATCATCAGAACCATCCATGGGATGCCGATACCTGTCTCCTGTCGCAGCACTCTACCCTCTTACAATAATCGGGATTACGGTCCTTGGCTGTCACGGAACTATGAATTGCTTTGTAGCTGTTATCACACACCCGATGTACGCATTTTCGTTGAAGAGCCATTCGGTTACCGTTCTCACTAGGTCCGTCACGCGCGAACGTCCGACGTAGGACATGATGGACCCTGAAGGTATTCATTGCAGCCGGTAAAGCGGAGACCTTGAAAACTGGACAAAAATAGATTCATTCGATGGAACGTGAGCTCAAGGTTACGGTAATGACGGAACCGGCTCAGAGGACTGATCTGCCTCACGTGCGGTTGTACGGAGTCGAGCTCCCATGGATGAAAATAGAAGAGATAGAAACCGTGGTTCTTGATAATCCGGTTCACGCCCCACATAAAAAGGGACGAGGGCCAAAACCTGAAATACCCACCGCCTCCCCACGGAATTGTGAGACTCTTGAATTGGAGATTACTGATGGGAAGCTCCATCAATCCACTATTCGAGACATAATGGCCGTTATCGGGGTCCTTGTGTATCAACTGCAATTGACCATACCGACTACTGACGGCCGCACGGTTCCAGCTTGAGTCATATCGATACCCTTCCTCCTGCAAAAGGTCCATGACGCGATCGCTAATCGAGAAAGCGGGCGCCCTGTAGCCCTTGACCGGGGCGCCGGTAATGTCTTCGAGAAGCGCCTTGCTTCGGTGAAAATCCTCTTTAAGCTCTGTCTCCGAAAGGAATGGGCAAAGGCTGTGGGCATAGCCATGGGAAGCAATCTCATGGCCCCGGGAGTGAATCTCCCTCACCAGGTCAGGATGTCGCTCTCCAGTCCAGCCAAGGACGAAAAAGGTAGCCTGCACATCGTAATGATCAAAGAGCTCGAGAAGAATTCTCGTATTCATTTGAACTTTTTGGGCGCAGGAGTCCCATCTCTTCAGAGGGTACGCCTGCCGCAGGTTTTCCACCTGAAACCAATCTTCCACGTCGACGGTGAGGATGATGGTATTGGCCATATTCATGGGATCAACGGTTGTTCCCGTTTCTCCTGCGGTTCCATGTCTATCTCGATCCTTGAGAAAGTATGACCACTCCAACCGTTCTCAGCAGAATCTTCAGGTCGAGAAGGGGCGACATGTTCTTGATGTAGTAAAGATCTGCTTCCAGCTTATCCAGGGCATCATCCACCGATGCGCCGTACCTGAGGATAACCTGGGCCCAGCCCGTGACGCCGGGTTTGACCGTATGCCGCACCGAGTAATGGGGCACTTCTTTCTCGAGCACATTTACAAATTCAGGACGTTCAGGGCGAGGGCCTATGAAGCTCATTTCCCCTTTAAGGATGTTCCAGAGTTGAGGGAGCTCATCTATACGGAACTTTCTCAGGTAGTGACCTATCCTGGTCACTCTGGGGTCGCCCTCTTCGGCCCAACGGGCGCCGTTTGCCTCGGCATCCTGCCGCATGGAGCGGAATTTTATGATAGTGAATACCTTGCCGTCCTTCCCCACCCTTGCTTGCCGGTAAAACACGGGACCTTGTGAATCACATTTTATGAAGGCGGCAATAAAGAAGAGTAC includes the following:
- a CDS encoding DUF2341 domain-containing protein, translated to MNKAVLPFHRRRDPKENGWRHISKNLRTMWVIVAVLGFLWPACASAQSWFDPDWSYRRSVTISNAGQSALSEYQTRIQLDSTFYFAGAKADGSDLRITAADGVTLIPFWIEAWDSSSQQATIWAKVPSLPVGNSTLFLYWGNPSATPSTIPLPPTGPFTRAAGNPIRPIGDSGAGVGLLAENMVYDSVTGHYWLIFANYRNAGIGLVWSDTPADPASWHWHGNVFNSPVIGSLAPCLVHHEGMWYIFFSDFTQPPPINISVITATAVTGPYSAPIAVLQPTPGSWENCRVDEPYVSRAADGKWRMMYMADSTGGQYDGGICSGPPTEQVGYAYADNILGPYTKYVGNPVLSFGSPGSYDAGTIADPWVYEYQGTYYIGYAASSTKDSPWQTAYATTTDGETFSKHGLLLPVASSGWDAVNSFRGALTRVGDTYVLSYTGDTFQMGIATQPAVSGSMYGDPSLVFDFYDGFSGTSLDTSKWNILNGSASQATLSGGLLTLNATSSSFVRIGSKQTFGMNYIVEAFGAHPQQGILNNVVEIGMADSAFGDVVRIVDDFHPSLPTATTTWNRQAKLSGQADIHWHAMAQAADSDWHTLGVFRASPNVAGFQFELSNTETVTSNVPGSNLPAFLMSYTEGTSNQFIVDWIRVRKFAFPEPVVSLGSQPGLVLVPAALSFTGIQGGSNPASKTLSITLSDMNQNGFTWTATADQTAPAWLSVTPASGTGAGTLTASANITGLAAGTYTKAITIAATGATNTPQTVNVTLTVTASSPTITLSPASLSFSATQGGSNPTSKTIAISNGGAGTLTWTATADQTAPAWLSVTPASGTGAGTLTASANISGLAAGTYTKAITIAATGATNTPQTVNVTLTVTESSVTLVSLSLNPSALVGGSSSEGTVTLSGPAPGGGVVVSLTSSLSLFWPDSMPNSVTVAAGASSATFTIITHTPYFNTSDVVTASYNGVTIDRTLYIVK
- a CDS encoding acetyltransferase, whose product is MEGLVIFGDGLFAELACFYFTHDSPYEVACFTVDREYINKGELLGLPVVPFDIIENVFPPSRFKMIVSVSFQRLNRLREERYFQSIAKGYDLINFISSRSSTWPGLVIGKNSVIGENSSVQPFVTIGNNVIVTSSVVIGHHAVLEDHSFVGPGAVLLGGVVIGAYAFIAANATIKEGIRIGRECVIGSGVSITRDTQPGGIYLNRPPKGHSGPNPGGLELFKGDDGRQIPGLRQSRSDITSMHGSRSQGGAGGSRTRI
- a CDS encoding acetyltransferase yields the protein MDGVKNAISKKSEEIVIWGASGHAMVVADILRLMGGYEILGFIDNENHLSHHTNFCGAPIIGGEEQLDVLLEKGVKNMTLGFGDCASRLLISAHVRQKGFTLVSAIHPRSIVANDVQIGAGTVVAAGAVVNPCSTIGENVIINTCASIDHECMIEDGCHISPGVHMAGNVIVGRGSWIGIGATVKDQVRIGAGSIIGAGAVVLSDIPENTLAYGVPARIVNTLSHSSAERTSKHFYS
- a CDS encoding DegT/DnrJ/EryC1/StrS family aminotransferase → MKKRSNTKANIEDLAFFGGLPEFREPLHVGRPNIGNRERFLKRIEDMLDRRWLSNNGPYVQELEQHLSDRLGVKNCIVMCNGTVALEVAIRALELRGEVIVPSFTFVATAHALQWQEITPVFCDIDPHTHTLDPLCVEKMITPRTTGIIGVHLWGRSCDIESLEKIASIHQLKIIFDAAHSFGCSYKQKMIGSFGNAEIFSFHATKIFNACEGGAIATNDDKLAERIRLMKNFGFSGYDNVIYVGTNGKMNELSAAMGLTNLESIDEFINVNRCNYQCYEEELKGLPGVSLIKYDPWEKSNYQYIILEIDKSITGVSREWVAEILHSENILARRYFYPGCHRMEPYRSYFPHAGLVLPVTEMLADRVLALPTGTAVTIDDIKRTCQIIRFIVNNVDQITEKLQEISGVMENRGHEPGPFYYQSISASNK